One Brassica napus cultivar Da-Ae chromosome C2, Da-Ae, whole genome shotgun sequence DNA window includes the following coding sequences:
- the LOC106436097 gene encoding probable WRKY transcription factor 36: MIKEEIDSCVHPLDGGMAESDKEVELDATKAKVDKVREENEKLKLLLSTFLTEYNSLQMHVSNVIRQQHEASMKLDDNGHEDLDVDISLTLGRSEQKISKKEEQVKKIIAENNSINNKEGSEKKIWAHGLGFRIQSFEDLDTNQTMMLDDVSREVKNKNVENKCLSSRKDVKTARNEDQHELLEEHEQPGLKKTRVCVKAPCEDPSINDGCQWRKYGQKTAKTNPLPRAYYRCSMSSNCPVRKQVQRCGEDDTSAYMTTYEGNHDHPLPMEATHMAAGTSAAASLLQSGASSSASLSHFFPFHHFSVSTTNSHPTVTLDLTQPNYDPNQLPNYPLSSSSLSFSSSGRPSPSKSHTLSFSGLRSQAPMNTY; the protein is encoded by the exons ATGATCAAAGAAGAGATCGATTCATGTGTTCATCCTTTAGATGGTGGTATGGCAGAATCCGATAAG GAAGTGGAGCTTGATGCAACAAAAGCAAAGGTGGATAAAGTAAGAGAAGAAAACGAGAAGTTAAAGCTCTTACTCTCTACGTTCCTTACAGAATACAACTCCCTTCAAATGCATGTCTCCAATGTTATCCGACAACAACATGAAGCTTCTATGAAGCTAGACGATAATGGTCACGAGGATTTGGATGTAGATATATCTCTTACGCTTGGTAGATCAGAGCAGAAAATATCCAAGAAAGAGGAACAAGTAAAGAAAATTATTGCGGAAAATAATTCTATTAATAACAAGGAAGGGTCGGAGAAGAAAATATGGGCGCATGGATTAGGATTTCGGATTCAAAGTTTTGAAGATCTGGATactaatcaaaccatgatgttAGATGATGTTTCTAGAGAGGTTAAGAATAAGAACGTGGAAAATAAATGTTTATCTTCCAGGAAAGATGTCAAAACAGCTAGAAATGAAGATCAGCATGAGCTTTTGGAAGAACATGAGCAACCAGGTTTAAAGAAAACTAGGGTTTGTGTAAAAGCCCCATGTGAAGATCCATCA ATAAACGACGGTTGCCAATGGAGGAAATACGGTCAAAAGACTGCAAAAACGAATCCTCTTCCACGAGCCTATTACCGCTGCTCCATGTCCTCAAATTGTCCCGTAAGGAAACAG GTGCAAAGATGCGGAGAAGATGATACATCCGCTTATATGACGACGTACGAAGGAAATCACGACCATCCTCTTCCTATGGAAGCAACTCATATGGCAGCTGGAACTTCTGCTGCCGCCTCCTTACTACAATCTGGCGCCTCTTCTTCAGCGAGCTTAAGCCATTTCTTCCCTTTTCACCACTTCTCTGTCTCCACCACCAACTCCCACCCCACTGTGACACTCGACCTCACACAACCAAACTATGATCCCAATCAATTACCAAACTaccctctttcttcttcctctctcagCTTCTCCTCCTCTGGTCGTCCATCTCCGTCAAAGAGTCACACATTGAGCTTCAGTGGTTTGAGATCACAAGCTCCTATGAATACATATTAA